From the genome of Gemmatimonadota bacterium:
GCTCAAGCGCCGCGGATGGGAGGTGGCCGAAGCGCCCGACGGCGCCGTCGCCCTCGCGCAGCTCCAGGAACAAAGCGGCGAGAACGCCGCGTCGGACTTCGACGTGATCATCTGCGACTTGCGGATGCCGACACTCAGCGGCCCGGAGCTGCACGCATGGACGCTGACGCACCGCCCGGAGCTGGCGCGTCGCCTCGTGTTCGCCAGTGGAGACGTGCAGGAACCCGCGGCCGCCGAGTTCCTGCAGCAATGTGGTTGTCCCGTGCTCGAGAAGCCGTTCGAGCTGGCGCGGCTGGAAGCGGTCCTCCTGGAACTCGAACCGCGCATCTAGTCCGCGAGGCTCGTGCGTGATCGCTACCGTCCGAGTGCATCGCCGGCAGCCGTCCTGACAAAAGCGGGGCGGTCTTCCCGTTCAGGGTTTCCCGGACGCGGCCGATACTTCGACCCGCAGGGGGCGAAGGTCGTGGTCACGCGCCTCTCGCGACGTCACGCAGTTCCCCTCACGTACCCTCGGGCCGACCATGCTCTCTTCCCTCTCGCTCCGCGCGAAGCTCTTCCTGCTCGCATTCCTTGGCGTAGCCGGTACGACGATCGTTGGCGGCATTGGCTTCGTGGCGCTCGGGCAGAGCATTGCCACGGCGGACGGGCTCAACGTCGGCTCGGCTGCCCAGCGCTCGCAGATGGAAGCGGACATGATGCATGACGCCATCCGCTCCGATGTGTACTCGGCCTTGCTCGCAGCGCAGACCGCCAACG
Proteins encoded in this window:
- a CDS encoding response regulator, which translates into the protein MLDSLLDLSHVRRALVIDDEGAVRGVLRRWLKRRGWEVAEAPDGAVALAQLQEQSGENAASDFDVIICDLRMPTLSGPELHAWTLTHRPELARRLVFASGDVQEPAAAEFLQQCGCPVLEKPFELARLEAVLLELEPRI